The nucleotide sequence TGCATTGGACGTATTTGAAGTTGAACCCCCTGGCGACCACCCTTTATTGAAACTTGATTCAGTCATCGTTACCCCTCATCTAGGAGCTTCAACAAAAGAAGCGCAGTTGAATGTTGCTACCCAGGTCGCCCGTGAAATCCGGACTTTCTTTGATGATAAACCCGTAGCCAACTCGATTAATCTCCCAGCTATGTCTAAAGAAATCTATGAGAAAATCCAACCCTTTCACCAGCTGGCAAAAGAAATGGGCAAAATTGTTTCGGAATGCCACAACAAAGGGATCAGCGAGCTGACAGCCACCTATTCAGGCACTGCCGCTGAACTGGAGACCTCTTTTTTAACAAAAGCACTGCTTGCAGGCTTTTTCGAAAACCGTATTGATATAAAGGTTAACGAAGTGAACGCAATCCATATTGCAAAAGAACGAGGGATTATCGTCGGGGAAAAAGTGACAGGAAATTCGTATGGTTACGCAAACACCATTACCATAACAGCCCGTGGAGATGGAGACGTTTTTACAGCAAGAGGAACATTCATTGAACATTACGGACCAAGAATTGTTAATCTTGATGGATTCACTATCGATTTCCATCCTTCAGGAAACCTGCTATATATCCAGCACATGGACCGTCCCGGTGTAATCGGCCATGTAGGAAAAGTACTCGGCGACCATGGAGTAAATATTGCGACAATGCAGGTTGGCAGGAAAGAGGCTGGCGGCGAAGCCATAATGGTCCTCTCCTTTGACAAGCCACTTTCAGACGATATGATCGTGAAGCTTGAATCACTGCAGGACATTGTCGCAATCAACAGCATTGTCCTATAAGCTAAGCACACAGGCCCCGGTTATCGGAGGCCTGTATTTTTTTGTCAACCTAACGGGAACGCTCTTCGTTCTCCATTGGAAAACGTCATAATTTCCTCGTAGCCAACCTGTCTAGCAAGGTCAATAGCCTGATCAAAATCAGCACCGACATGCTCAGGTACATGGGCATCCGATGACAACACAATCGGTATTTTTTTATCAAAGCACATCTGCAATAGCCTTTTATCTGGATACAAAGTCTGGGTAGGCTTCCTTAAGCCTGCAGTGCTTATTTCCACACAGGTCTTGGATTGGGCCAGCGCCGATGTCGCCCGATCATACTGTTCCAATAGGAAACTTTCATCCTCAGGGACATATTTAAAAATTTTCACAAGATCAATATGACCGATTATATCAAACAGATTTGTTTGCGCCAGTGTTACAACCTGGTCAAAATAACTTTTATAAACTTCATAAACATCTCTTCTGTCCCATTCTTTGCGATACTCGGCAAGATCAATCCCAAAATCACCAATCCAATGGATCGATCCGATTACATAATCAAAGTCATAGCTTTTGATGAACTGTTCCATTTCCTTATGCTTGCCAGGAGTGTAGTCCATCTCGATTGACATTTTAACGTCAATTTCATTTCTCCATGCTTCCTCAAAAAGATTAACATAATCAGCCATATCATAATATCTGCGTTCATCTACCCAGCTGTTGCGCAAGATATCGGCAGTCTGATAGAAGTGATATGCATGCTCAGAAATCCCAAAATGCTGAATTCCCTTTTGATTGGCCGTATCAGTAAACTGCTTCAAATAATCCAGCGTCAATGTGCCTCTTTCCAGATGGTTGTGGTAATCCGTCAGCATAGTACCCGTCCCCTTTATGACCGTTTTACCTATTATACTTTCAGATAACAGCCGGGAACAAGGATTAGATTATCGGGTTATTAATATTTGCTGCGGTTGTATCGTGTCAGATGTCAAATTGTTCAAAGCTTTTAATTTTTCCACAGATGTGTTTGTCTTTCTTGCGATAGAAATGAGTGTATCCCCCGAAGCAACGACATAACTGTTTTCACCTGATTTCACGATTTTTAAAACATCCCCTGAAGAGATATGGTTGTCATTGATATTATTATCTTGCCTGATCACTTCTACAGAAGTGTTATATTGTCCGGCTATTGACCAAAGGGTCTCTCCTCTTTGGACAGTATGCCTTATCGTTTTTTCAACTAATGGAGGGACATTAGCCGCTGAATTTTGACCATCTATTTTTTCACTTTCAGCGTTTAAACTCTCACC is from Mesobacillus boroniphilus and encodes:
- the serA gene encoding phosphoglycerate dehydrogenase; this encodes MFQVLAADSIKEEGLQPLLEQPDIQLHIGSIDSENIDIQKIDALLVRSATKVTSELLDRMPSLKIVGRAGVGVDNIDIAEATKRGIIVVNAPDGNTISTAEHTFAMMAALMRNIPQAHSTVKKGEWKRNQFIGNELYGKTLGIIGLGRIGSELAKRARAFGMSVKVYDPFLTKERAEILGVQLSTFDEVLAEADIITVHTPLTKETKGLLNERTLSQTKKGVYLLNCARGGIIDEMALAHFIENGHVAGAALDVFEVEPPGDHPLLKLDSVIVTPHLGASTKEAQLNVATQVAREIRTFFDDKPVANSINLPAMSKEIYEKIQPFHQLAKEMGKIVSECHNKGISELTATYSGTAAELETSFLTKALLAGFFENRIDIKVNEVNAIHIAKERGIIVGEKVTGNSYGYANTITITARGDGDVFTARGTFIEHYGPRIVNLDGFTIDFHPSGNLLYIQHMDRPGVIGHVGKVLGDHGVNIATMQVGRKEAGGEAIMVLSFDKPLSDDMIVKLESLQDIVAINSIVL
- a CDS encoding histidinol-phosphatase, whose product is MLTDYHNHLERGTLTLDYLKQFTDTANQKGIQHFGISEHAYHFYQTADILRNSWVDERRYYDMADYVNLFEEAWRNEIDVKMSIEMDYTPGKHKEMEQFIKSYDFDYVIGSIHWIGDFGIDLAEYRKEWDRRDVYEVYKSYFDQVVTLAQTNLFDIIGHIDLVKIFKYVPEDESFLLEQYDRATSALAQSKTCVEISTAGLRKPTQTLYPDKRLLQMCFDKKIPIVLSSDAHVPEHVGADFDQAIDLARQVGYEEIMTFSNGERRAFPLG